A stretch of DNA from Prochlorococcus marinus str. SB:
TATAGGAGATTTATCTGGAGGGCAAATTTTGAAAAGGATCGCAAAAAAAGCATTAAATTTGCAGGGAAATGATGGTTTAAATTTTTATGAGTTTGAATTAATTGCTGATGAAAAGAAATTCAAGGAAGAATATTCTATTACTTTGAATAAACTTCCAATAAATCAAAAGACTGCTGATCAAATTATTGATGAAGCTAATCAAGCTTTTACTTACAATATGAAAATGTTTAAGGAGCTTGAAGGTAACTTGATTGCTGTTTTAGGAAAGATTGTATTCAATTACATTACAAAAAAAGTCAGGAAAGGAAGTACCGAGACCTAATATTTATGTTTGATTCATTAGTTGATTTTCTTAAAACCAATATTGATGAATTAAATGGTCATGAAGTACAAATATCTAGCGAATTTAAAGAATATCATAATGAAGACTCAAAATATATTATTAAGAATTGGCTTTTTTCATCCCCCGAATATAGAAAGTGGCGAATAACAAGATTAGATGGTGGCAAAAAACTGCAAGTGTTTAATACGGTTGCATATCCTAATTTTGATTGTGAAATGCCTATTTTAGGAGCTGATATTTTATGGTTTGGAACTTCTCAAAAGTTATTAGCAATACTTGATTATCAACCTTTAATTCAAGAAGGCAAATATCTCGAAAAATATTGTTCAAGTTTAGGTATTATTAAAAAAAAATATTCTGCATTTGATAATAATAAAATGAAGAATATATATGATTCAAAAAAGTATTTTTCGCCATGGGTAATTATATGTAGAGGAAATAAATTAAATCTTGATAGAGATTTAAAAAATATATTTCATTTATTTGTAAATAATTATTTGAACATTCATAAATCGAACCCTGTTAATCAATTCTTAGATGCAGAAGAAATAAAGATTAATCAAATTAAATATGATAAGTATAGTTTTGAAAAAGACCCTGCAGATAAATTGTTTAAATCTTTTTTTGGAGAAAAATGGACAAAAAAATTTGTCAATAAATTCCTTTTTACATTAAATAATGAGATTATTTATTGAATGTTAATACAAGATACTATTTTTTACAGGCCAGATTGGAGATGGCATAATTTTTTAAAATATTTAACAAATAATTTAAGTAAATATAACTGTTTAGAAAAAATAATACCCTCGGAATATTCTTATAAAGATTCAACATATGGTTCAAAAAAATCAAAAAAAAATGTGAATCTCTCTACTTGGGGTGTAACGCATAAAAAAAGAATTCAATTCGCAAGAGCAGTGTGTATAAATAGTCCAAATTATTCTGTTTTAAATTTTTTAATTATTCCTAATACTATTTATAACGTCCCATTTTTTGGAGTAGATTTTGTTTCTCTACCTAATAGTTATTTATTAGTGTTAGATTTTCAGCCCTCATTAAAAATACAAAATCAATACAATAATCAGTTATTAGAAAAACTTATCAAACTCAAAAATCATTGTCATTCATCACTCCCATTAGCTGAAGAAATGTCTGCGGATGTAGCTAGATTTTTTTCTCCAGGAGCAATATGGTCAAAATTACCCAAAGAAGAAAGTAGTGATTTTTTGATTGCTAATCAGCTTTATATCTCATTTAAGGAATATCTTGATTTGTATTTGGAAATTCTTTTCGAAAGCAAAGAAGTCAATATTGAACTGCAAAAAGAATTAATAAACGGTCAAAATAATTATTTGAATTATAGAAGAGATAACGATCCAGCGAGGCCAATGTTGTCGAGTTTATTTGGTAAAGAATTTACTGAATCTTTAATTAAAGAAGTTTTATTTACTACTTAAAAGTCTTATAATTTATGAAATTTGAAATCATATGAAAAAAATTTCTGTTCTTTTTGTATGTTTGGGAAATATTTGTAGGTCTCCTGCAGCAGAAGCTATCTTTATAAGTCTAATTGAAAAGAAGGGCTTAACCGATGGCTTTATTGTAGATTCTGCTGGAACTGGGAGTTGGCATATTGGAAAAAAAGCTGACTCTAGGATGAGAATTGCGGCAGAAAGAAGAGATATAAATATCTTAAGCAGGGCTCGTCAAATAACCAACAAAGATTTTGACGAATTTAACTATATTATTGCTATGGACGATTCAAATTTTAGAAATATTCAAGATCTTAAAAATAGAACAGCTTCAGCTGGTTTTGCATCAATTAAAAAAATACAAGATTTTAGAACAGTTTTTAATGAGCAAGAAGTTCCTGACCCATATTTTGGAGGTGATGAGGGCTTCGATTATGTTCTTGATATATTAGAAGACTCTGTAAAAGGTTTTTTGGAAAGTATTTCTTGAATTTATTTGATCTCAGTCTCTTTAGGAATCTTGTCATTATAAAGATCAATAATTTTATCCACCACCTCATTAATTGTGTTTCCATCCGTAATAATTTCTATTGCGTCATCCGCTTTTACTAGAGGTGAAATTTCCCTATTGGAATCTTCAAAATCTCGTTTCTTTATAAGCTCTTTTAATGTACTAAGGTCTATTTCTTGTAAGTCTTTACTATTTTTATCAAATTTTCTTCTTTTTGCTCTTTCATCAATGCTAGCAGTCAAAAATATTTTAAGTTCTGCATGAGGAAAAACAGTAGTTCCTATATCTCTTCCCTCAGCTACAAGTCCGCCAGATTCTCCAATTTTTCTTTGTTCTTCTACTAAGAATTTTCTTACTTCTTTTATTGAGGAAATTTTAGAAACTATGGAACTTATCTTTTGCGACCTAATTTCTTCAGTAACACAGTAGTTATTAACATAAACATCCTGATGTGAATTTGTATTTGACTTGAAAACAATAGATATATCTTTAAAAATATTCAGTAATTTTTTTTCTTTTTTATAATCAATATTTTCTTTAAGTATAAGCCAACTCAATGCCCTATACATTGCGCCAGTATCTAAATATAGAAGTTTAAGTTTCTTCGCTATTAACTTTGTTACAGTACTTTTACCTGACCCTGCAGGACCATCAATTGCAATAATCGGCCTTCTTTTCATTAGGAAAACGTGATCAATTAATCTTGTCTCTCCACATCTTATCGCACCAGCCAGTAACGAAATATTATCCTCAAGTCTCGCTTTTTGGAGGGTATGAGGGTGCAAGTGTTCTAAATATTCGATTGAAATTTTTTTTGCTGATAACTTTTTAATAATTTCGTTTAAATTGACATTTTTTTCTTGTTGAAAAATTTTTTTTGCTTCTAATAACTCACTTGAAAAAAACCTAATCAATTTCCTTTCATTTTTTGATAAATGTACATTACGTGAACTTAAAGGAATTCCATCAAAATCTCGTTGTGTAGGAATAGATTTAATAGCAACATTTAATTTCTCTTTTAGGACAAGATTTTTTAAAATTAAAAGTTGTTGCCAATCTTTTTCTCCTAAGTAAAGATTTGTAGGCTTGATGAGATTAAGTAATCTATAAACTACTGTACAAACGCCATCAAAATGTCCAATTCGTTTTAATCCACATAATGCCGAAGATAATTCTCTTGGCGCTTTTAGGAATTTAATATTTTTATTATTTGGTGGATATATATCTTCATTACTTGGGATGAAGATGGCATCCGCGCCATTTGAAAAGGAGATTTTTATATCATTATCAATTGTTTTAGGGTAATTTTCTAAGTCTAACTTGTTATCGAATTGAAGTGGATTAATAAAAATACTTACTAAATTAACATTAGAATTTTCATTTCTTGCCGTTGATATTAATTTTATATGTCCATTATGAAGATTACCCATTGTTGGAATAAAGTTAATTTCACTATTTATATTTCTCCTCCAATTTTCTATTTCTTCAGTTTTCCTTATTATTACTTTCTTCACTTTGTTTTTAAAAAATAAATCTATTTGATAAATAATTACTGGACAAAAGCAATCTTAGGAGGAATATCTATATAGGGAGAGTCTATCATTTTTATTTCATGGATTACAAAACATCAGGTGTTGATATAGAAGCTGGACGAGAATTTGTTTCCGAAATTAAACAGGCAGTTGAAGGAACTCATACATCTAATGTGATTGAGGGTATTGGCGGGTTTGGAGGCTTGTTTAGAATACCTATCGACAGTTTTAAAAAACCAGTTCTTGTTTCAGGAACTGATGGTGTTGGAACAAAATTAGAATTAGCTCAAAGTAAAAACTTTCACTTTGAGGTTGGTATTGATTTAGTTGCTATGTGCATGAACGATATCATTACTAGTGGTGCAAAACCTTTATTTTTTCTGGATTATATTGCTACTGGTAAGCTTGATAAGAAACAATTATTGAGGGTTGTTCAGGGAATTTCACATGGCTGTGGAGAAAATAACTGTTCATTACTCGGCGGTGAAACTGCTGAAATGCCAGGATTTTATTCAAAAAATAAGTATGATCTTGCAGGATTTTGTGTTGGAATTGTCGATGAGGATAAGCTTATTAATGGTAAAAAAGTCTCTGAAAATGACTTAATAATTGCTTTAAAAAGTAATGGAGTTCATAGTAATGGCTTTAGTTTAGTAAGAAAAATTATCCAAAACAATAATCAAATAGAAAAGGAATTTGAAAAAGTTTCTCACTTAAGTTTTTATGATGAGTTATTAAAACCTACAAAAATTTACAATAATGTGATTAACCAAATTTTATCTGAAAATATAGAAATTAAAGCAATGTCTCATATAACTGGAGGAGGAATTCCAGAAAATTTACCAAGATGTATACCTTCTGATTTTATTCCTTATATCAATACCAGTTCTTGGGAAATACCTATTTTATTTAAATTCCTTAAAGACAAAGGATCTGTTCCTGAAAAAGATTTATGGAATACTTTCAATCTTGGAGTTGGATTTTGTTTAATTATTGATAAAAAATTTAAGAACGCGATATTAAGTATCTGCAAGGATTATGATATAGAAAGTTGGGAAATTGGAAAGATAGTTCGAAAAAATAATTTAACAAATAGTAAATTTTTGCCAGAAATTTTAACTTAAGTTCTTTTATCTTTTTTAAACGAGTTTTAAAAAATTATTTTTTATACCCAAATGAAAAAGTTAGGTGTAATATAATAAAATTACCGCCGAATTATATCGGAAGTTTAAGTATTAAGATTTAACTTTTATTCAATGCCCTTTGCAAATAATCAAAGAATTACACGTAGACGTAGTTCAGCTGGCCCTACACCTCCAAAAAGACCAATAGGTAATAATTCTGAATCAAATGGAAGACAGGCTCAAGGCCCAAGACCAACTTTCTTGACACTAAGAGATCATGGGAAAGTTTTTGTTGCTGATTTACCTAATTTGTCTGATGGTCAATTAGCGCATATTAGTAAAGAAGCTAATGAAGTTTTGAATAGTTTGGAAAAAAGACTTAGTGATCTTGAAAATGAACCTAACGTTAGTAATCCGGAAAACGATACGCTGATAAAAGCTTCTACTAAAAGAGACGTCACACTGAGGTTTATTAAATCAATTGAAGAAGAACAAGAACATAGAAAGAATAATCCTGCTTTACGAGATGCTGCATCTGAATCGTTACCGAGAACTTTTCTTGAGGTTGCTAGACATAGATTGCCTGGAGCAACTTTTGATTCACTTCTTCGAGAGGCTCTTGAAGTTTGTGCAGTTGATGAGAGTGCTGAAGAAAATCAAGTAATTGATGAGCCTAAAGAAACTGTAAAAATTATGGATATACCCTCTTCCAACACTAATGCTTCACTTGTTGTTAGTATCGACTCAAGTGATGATTCTAAGAATGACTCTATTTGATTCAACACAAGAGTTAATAAGCTTTAAAAACCAAAATAATTCAAAAATTAACCTTATATCAGAGAAAGATCCCATTTTATGTAATCATTGCAAAAGGACTGCTTCAAATGGTATAAGATGTTTAGGAATGTGTGTAGCAGATAATGATTACTAAAAAAATTTAAATTTTTATATAAATAATCTGATGAAAATAATTAATAAATTAATTAAATTTTATTTATTAATAGATATCGGGTATTATTAATCAATAAATAAAGAAGAGATCATTTTTCTATATATCAATAAGTAATTGAAACTTTATACCTTTTATTTCAAATTGAAGTTTTTAGAAAATTTCATAATTAAATATGTAAAAAAATTAAATAAGGCGGCACCCAGATTCGAACTGGGGATAAAGGATTTGCAATCCTCTGCCTTACCACTTGGCCATGCCGCCGAAAAAGATTCGATTGAGTCTTTTTATGATCTTAACAGTAAGGTGTCTCATTCTCTATTATTTATATGCAATGGTCATGGAGAAGATGTAATCGCATCGGAGATAATAAAAAGATTACTAAAAAAAATAAAAAATAAAAATATTGAAGTTTTGCCTTTAGTAGGAAAAGGAGATGTATTTAATTCCATAAAATCAAAGAATTTTCGTAAAATAGGATTTTTAAAAGAGCTCCCTAGTGGAGGTTTTAGTAATCAAAGTCTTAAGGGATTTGTGCTTGATTTGTTTGCAGGATTTTTAATCGATAATTTAAGAAATTTTCTACTTGTAAAACAGAAGTCAAAACATAACTGCAAAATTATCGCAGTAGGCGATTTCTTGCCATTAGTCTACGCTTGGAGTTCAGAATGCGAATTTAGTTTCATTGGAACTCCCAAAAGTGATCATACTTGGAGTAGTGGGCCAGGTTGGGATTTAAGCGATTTTTATCATAAGTTGAAAGGTTCTGAATGGGATCCATGGGAAATGTTTTTAATGAAATCTCCAAGATGTAAAAATTTAATTATGAGAGATAAAATTACAGCTAATAATTTGAATAAAAAAAATATTGATGCAAAATATTTGGGTAATCCAATGATGGATTTTGTTAATGCAACAAACGACAAAATATCAAATATTATTTCTTTTAAAAGGATTATTTTATTAGTTGGAAGTAGATATCCAGAAGCTCTTAAAAATCTTGATAATTTTCTAAATTGTTTGCAAGATTTTCATATATCAAAGGATTTGGTTATTCTTTTGCCTTTGAGTATTAATGCAAATGTGATTCAAATTCAAAATTATTTAAATAAATATGGTTTTATAAAACAGAGCAAAGTTAAATTTCTAATTAACGAAGATTCAGTATGGAAAAAGAAAGATCAATATGTAGTGATTGGAAAAGGTACATTCAATTCATGGGCCAATATGGCAGAAGTTGGCTTATCTAATGCAGGAACTGCTACAGAGCAAATTGCTGGCCTTGGAATTCCATCTCTCTCTCTACCGGGACCTGGGCCACAATTTACAAAATCATTTGCAAAAAGGCAATCAAGATTATTGGGCGGTAGTGTTTTAGTTTGCAATAACAAAAAAATTCTTTTAAAACGTTTAAGTTTACTTTTGAAAGAAAAAGTTGAAAGGTTAGAACAAGCAAAAATAGGCAAAAAAAGAATGGGGGAATCCGGAGCAAGTAAGAAAATCGTAGATGCCATAAACCTTTATTTGTTATCTTAGTAAATGGCACAAGCTTATTAATTATTAATTCTTTTATGTATCCAATAAATGATCGACAATATCTAAAAATTTGTGCAGAGATTGCAAAACTTATGAGTATAAGCTTATCTTCTGCTAAAAAGAAAGTAGAAATTCAAATCGCAAAAGAAGGCTCGAAAACTATTCAAGAAAAAATACAAGTTGCGCAAAATGTTTTAAAAATTTGTGAAAAAAATGATGGAGATAAATTAAGTTCTTCAAGAATACTTGATAAGCTTATGGAAACTCTTGATGGTGAAGATAATTTTTTAACTGAAGATTGATTATTAATGTTCAAATATATTTGAGAATTTTAGTATGTCTAAATCAGCATGTACAGAAACTGTTTCGAAACATTTTTGAGCTAATTCATATCTATTCTCTCTTTCTAAGATAACTTTTAATTTATGCATAGCTTCAATTAAATATCTAACATCATTTGATGCATAATCTAATTGATCTTTTGTTAAATCTTCGTTGCTACCCCAATCACTACTTTGCGAGCTTTTGTCCAGATCTATACCTAACAATTCATTAATTAAATCCTTTAAACCGTGTTTATTTGTATAAGTTCTTGCCAACTTACTAGCAATCTTTGTACAAAAAATATTTTTTGTATTAATTTCAAGATTGCATTTTAGAGCTGCTACATCAAATCTCGCATAGTGAAATATTTTAGTAATTTTGTCATCTTCAAGAAGTTTTTTTAAATGAGATGAAGAAGATGTATTACGTTCGATTTTTATACAGCATGTTCTTTTAAATTCATTGCATATTTGTACTAAACAGAGTCTATCTCTTCCATGGATTAAACCCATTGCTTCAGTATCAATAGCTAGGTAGGATGATTTTTTATAAAGATTGTATAAATCTACTGTTAAATCGTTATAAAGAAGATCAATATTTTTACTTTCAATAGTCATTTTTAATAAGTTTTAAGGAAATTTAAGATTTAGAATATTACTTAAGATTTTATTTAATTAAGAATTTTTATCTTATAGAAGTATTTTACAGAATAATTCTAAAAAATTATAATATGATGTAAATTTAATTTTTATTCTCGAGTTACTAGAAAAAATTATTTAATGTCATATTCCTTAAATTCAACATTATTGCTGACAATTCTCTTGGCCATAGGTTTATTTTTTTTTCTTAGGGCTTCCAGTAAAGATAGAACAACTATCGTTGAGATCTCATCTTCTCAGCAGCCTATTAAAGTTTTAAATAGTTTATGTGAATGGCTTAACTTGAGGGGATGGAAGCAAACAGGAGGAGATTTTGAACAAAGAATTTTAATATTCAAGGGTCAAGTTGTTTCTAGTAAATTTTTAGCAATTTTTTTAGGTTTTCTTGGCGGTTTTGGTTCTTGTGCTTTGGGATTAGTAATTATTCAAATATATCCTGAATTGGGTTGGTGGCCTATTCTTTTGGGATTAATTGGTGGACCTTTGTCTGGAATTGTTTATTTTAAAAAATCAGCAAGAGAGGAGAAATTTGAATTAAGGTTGATCAACGAAAATGAAAATGATTCAACTTTCATGAGACTAAGAGCACATAGGGATGAATTAATCTCTTTAGAAAATGAACTTGGAGAAAAACTTCAATTGAAAAGTGATGGTTCCTTATTTAAAACACCTATTTAAGATACTTTAAAATTTTATTAGATAATTTTTAATCAAAAATATTATTCTCTATACAGAATTTCTCTAACTCTTTATCATTTAACCAATCTTGGGGTTTTGTAAAAATTGAAGTGAGAAATTCCTCTCGAGAACCCTTTTTAGCTTTATATCCGTATTCCCATCTAGCTAAAGGCGGCAAGGACATTAATATAGATTCAGTTCTACCATTTGTTTGTAGTCCAAAAATCGTCCCTCTATCCCAAACTAAATTGAATTCGACATATCTACCTCTTCGATATAGCTGAAATTCTCTTTCCTTCGATGAATATGTTTGAGAAGCTCTTTTTTCAATAATGGGCAAATATGAAGGGAGGAATGCTTGCCCACAATTTTCGGCTAAAGAAAATAAATTATCCCAATTTAAATTAGATCTGCCAATATTTTGTGAAGATTTTGATGCCTCTCCATTGTGATTATTTCCTTTATAAATATTGCCTGAACCATCTTGATAATCATAAAAAATACCTCCTATGCCTCTAGATTCATTTCTATGCTTCAAGAAGAAATATTCATCACACCATGGTTTGAAAACTTTATGCAAATCTTTACTAACATTCTCACAAGCTTTTTTATGTTCGTTATGAAAATTCCTTACATCAGAAAGATAAGGATAAAAAGGGGTTAAGTCTGCACCTCCCCCAAACCACCAAACAGGACCAGCTTCGAAATATCGATAATTCAGATGAACTGTAGGAATAAAGGGATTCTTAGGATGCAACACCATAGAAGTTCCCGTAGCAAACCATTCATGACCTTTTGCTTCGGGTCTTTGAGAGATTATAGATTGAGGTAATTCTTTTCCCTGTACTTCCGAGAAATTTACTCCTGCTTGTTCAAAAATAGAACCATTTTTCAATACTCTTGATTTTCCTCCGCCACCTTCGTCTCTTAGCCAGGATTCTTCTGTAAATTTCCCTTTGCCATCTATATTTTCAAGCCCTGAACAAATTTTGTCTTGTAGAGTTAATAAGAGATTTTTAGTTTTTTCTCTCGAGTTTTTAGGAGGTTCTTTCAACATGTATTTAGTAAATCTTGAAGAAAAAATTTTTTTTGGTTAATTATAAGTTTCTCTTTATAATTTCTCTTAGGGGGTCCCTATTGCCTATTATTTGATAGTTCGACATAGTTCTTAATCTTTTAAACAGTCGACTACCTTGCCAAAATATTTAAAAATTTAATGACCACAATAGAAGATGCGAATTTTGCTTTACAAAAAGTTCTAGATGCTGGATCACAGAAAAATGTAATTGAATTAGCTTGGATTAAAAATGTAAGAGTAACTATACCAAGAGTAATCGTAACATTATCATTACCATCGTTTGCTAATTCTCAGAGAAATAGAATTGTAAAAGAGGTTAGAGAAGTACTACTGGATTTTCAAGATATTGATGATGTTCAAATAGAGGTAGATAATAATTCTTCCAAAACAGAATCTCAAAATCAAAGTAATGCTCCTGAATTGCAGAAGATTGATGGGATTCGGCACATCATAGCTGTTAGCAGTGGTAAAGGTGGAGTTGGAAAAAGTACCATTGCAGTTAATCTCGCTTGTTCTCTAGCTAAATTAGGCTTAAAAACTGGTTTGCTGGATGCGGATATTTATGGACCTAATACTCCCTCAATGATGGGAGTTGCCGAACAGAATCCAAAGGTTACGGAAGGTAGTGGCAGTGATCAAAGGTTAATACCAATAAATAAATATGGAATTTCTTTGGTATCAATGGGTTTCCTCATAGAAGAAGGTCAGCCAGTTATATGGAGAGGACCAATGCTTAATAGTATTATCCGACAATTTTTATACCAAGTTGAATGGAAGAATCTTGATTTTTTGGTTATTGACTTGCCTCCAGGAACAGGAGATGCTCAAATATCTCTTTCTCAATCTGTGCCTATTTCTGGAGCTATAGTTGTCACTACTCCTCAACAGGTATCTTTGCAAGATGCAAGGAGAGGATTAGCAATGTTTAAACAACTCGGAGTACCTTTACTGGGAATCGTAGAAAATATGTCAGTATTTATTCCGCCAGATATGCCAGGCAAAAAATATGAAATTTTTGGTAAAGGTGGTGGACGAACATTAGCTAATGAAAATGACTTACCATTATTAGCTCAAATTCCTATTGAAATCCCTCTCGTTGATGATAGTAATAAAGGTATACCAATCTCAGTAAGTCAGCCCCATACAGAAAGTTCTGTTGTATTTGGTAATTTAGCTCAATTAATTAAGAATCAATTTGTCAATATTTAATTGATGTTTAAAAGAATTTCCTTATTAAATAACAGAGGATTTTTACAAAAAAAAGACAACTTTAATAGAGGTTTTTTACTCTCTCCACTACTTCTTATTCCTCTTTTTTTAGTCATTATTTCCGGTTTTTTAA
This window harbors:
- a CDS encoding cofactor assembly of complex C subunit B, which gives rise to MSYSLNSTLLLTILLAIGLFFFLRASSKDRTTIVEISSSQQPIKVLNSLCEWLNLRGWKQTGGDFEQRILIFKGQVVSSKFLAIFLGFLGGFGSCALGLVIIQIYPELGWWPILLGLIGGPLSGIVYFKKSAREEKFELRLINENENDSTFMRLRAHRDELISLENELGEKLQLKSDGSLFKTPI
- a CDS encoding ribonuclease D, which encodes MTIESKNIDLLYNDLTVDLYNLYKKSSYLAIDTEAMGLIHGRDRLCLVQICNEFKRTCCIKIERNTSSSSHLKKLLEDDKITKIFHYARFDVAALKCNLEINTKNIFCTKIASKLARTYTNKHGLKDLINELLGIDLDKSSQSSDWGSNEDLTKDQLDYASNDVRYLIEAMHKLKVILERENRYELAQKCFETVSVHADLDILKFSNIFEH
- a CDS encoding low molecular weight protein-tyrosine-phosphatase; translation: MKKISVLFVCLGNICRSPAAEAIFISLIEKKGLTDGFIVDSAGTGSWHIGKKADSRMRIAAERRDINILSRARQITNKDFDEFNYIIAMDDSNFRNIQDLKNRTASAGFASIKKIQDFRTVFNEQEVPDPYFGGDEGFDYVLDILEDSVKGFLESIS
- a CDS encoding lipid-A-disaccharide synthase-related protein, producing the protein MSHSLLFICNGHGEDVIASEIIKRLLKKIKNKNIEVLPLVGKGDVFNSIKSKNFRKIGFLKELPSGGFSNQSLKGFVLDLFAGFLIDNLRNFLLVKQKSKHNCKIIAVGDFLPLVYAWSSECEFSFIGTPKSDHTWSSGPGWDLSDFYHKLKGSEWDPWEMFLMKSPRCKNLIMRDKITANNLNKKNIDAKYLGNPMMDFVNATNDKISNIISFKRIILLVGSRYPEALKNLDNFLNCLQDFHISKDLVILLPLSINANVIQIQNYLNKYGFIKQSKVKFLINEDSVWKKKDQYVVIGKGTFNSWANMAEVGLSNAGTATEQIAGLGIPSLSLPGPGPQFTKSFAKRQSRLLGGSVLVCNNKKILLKRLSLLLKEKVERLEQAKIGKKRMGESGASKKIVDAINLYLLS
- a CDS encoding 15,16-dihydrobiliverdin:ferredoxin oxidoreductase, with the protein product MFDSLVDFLKTNIDELNGHEVQISSEFKEYHNEDSKYIIKNWLFSSPEYRKWRITRLDGGKKLQVFNTVAYPNFDCEMPILGADILWFGTSQKLLAILDYQPLIQEGKYLEKYCSSLGIIKKKYSAFDNNKMKNIYDSKKYFSPWVIICRGNKLNLDRDLKNIFHLFVNNYLNIHKSNPVNQFLDAEEIKINQIKYDKYSFEKDPADKLFKSFFGEKWTKKFVNKFLFTLNNEIIY
- a CDS encoding bifunctional pantoate--beta-alanine ligase/(d)CMP kinase — protein: MKKVIIRKTEEIENWRRNINSEINFIPTMGNLHNGHIKLISTARNENSNVNLVSIFINPLQFDNKLDLENYPKTIDNDIKISFSNGADAIFIPSNEDIYPPNNKNIKFLKAPRELSSALCGLKRIGHFDGVCTVVYRLLNLIKPTNLYLGEKDWQQLLILKNLVLKEKLNVAIKSIPTQRDFDGIPLSSRNVHLSKNERKLIRFFSSELLEAKKIFQQEKNVNLNEIIKKLSAKKISIEYLEHLHPHTLQKARLEDNISLLAGAIRCGETRLIDHVFLMKRRPIIAIDGPAGSGKSTVTKLIAKKLKLLYLDTGAMYRALSWLILKENIDYKKEKKLLNIFKDISIVFKSNTNSHQDVYVNNYCVTEEIRSQKISSIVSKISSIKEVRKFLVEEQRKIGESGGLVAEGRDIGTTVFPHAELKIFLTASIDERAKRRKFDKNSKDLQEIDLSTLKELIKKRDFEDSNREISPLVKADDAIEIITDGNTINEVVDKIIDLYNDKIPKETEIK
- the purM gene encoding phosphoribosylformylglycinamidine cyclo-ligase, whose amino-acid sequence is MDYKTSGVDIEAGREFVSEIKQAVEGTHTSNVIEGIGGFGGLFRIPIDSFKKPVLVSGTDGVGTKLELAQSKNFHFEVGIDLVAMCMNDIITSGAKPLFFLDYIATGKLDKKQLLRVVQGISHGCGENNCSLLGGETAEMPGFYSKNKYDLAGFCVGIVDEDKLINGKKVSENDLIIALKSNGVHSNGFSLVRKIIQNNNQIEKEFEKVSHLSFYDELLKPTKIYNNVINQILSENIEIKAMSHITGGGIPENLPRCIPSDFIPYINTSSWEIPILFKFLKDKGSVPEKDLWNTFNLGVGFCLIIDKKFKNAILSICKDYDIESWEIGKIVRKNNLTNSKFLPEILT
- the hemF gene encoding oxygen-dependent coproporphyrinogen oxidase, giving the protein MLKEPPKNSREKTKNLLLTLQDKICSGLENIDGKGKFTEESWLRDEGGGGKSRVLKNGSIFEQAGVNFSEVQGKELPQSIISQRPEAKGHEWFATGTSMVLHPKNPFIPTVHLNYRYFEAGPVWWFGGGADLTPFYPYLSDVRNFHNEHKKACENVSKDLHKVFKPWCDEYFFLKHRNESRGIGGIFYDYQDGSGNIYKGNNHNGEASKSSQNIGRSNLNWDNLFSLAENCGQAFLPSYLPIIEKRASQTYSSKEREFQLYRRGRYVEFNLVWDRGTIFGLQTNGRTESILMSLPPLARWEYGYKAKKGSREEFLTSIFTKPQDWLNDKELEKFCIENNIFD
- a CDS encoding Mrp/NBP35 family ATP-binding protein, which gives rise to MTTIEDANFALQKVLDAGSQKNVIELAWIKNVRVTIPRVIVTLSLPSFANSQRNRIVKEVREVLLDFQDIDDVQIEVDNNSSKTESQNQSNAPELQKIDGIRHIIAVSSGKGGVGKSTIAVNLACSLAKLGLKTGLLDADIYGPNTPSMMGVAEQNPKVTEGSGSDQRLIPINKYGISLVSMGFLIEEGQPVIWRGPMLNSIIRQFLYQVEWKNLDFLVIDLPPGTGDAQISLSQSVPISGAIVVTTPQQVSLQDARRGLAMFKQLGVPLLGIVENMSVFIPPDMPGKKYEIFGKGGGRTLANENDLPLLAQIPIEIPLVDDSNKGIPISVSQPHTESSVVFGNLAQLIKNQFVNI
- a CDS encoding phycoerythrobilin:ferredoxin oxidoreductase: MLIQDTIFYRPDWRWHNFLKYLTNNLSKYNCLEKIIPSEYSYKDSTYGSKKSKKNVNLSTWGVTHKKRIQFARAVCINSPNYSVLNFLIIPNTIYNVPFFGVDFVSLPNSYLLVLDFQPSLKIQNQYNNQLLEKLIKLKNHCHSSLPLAEEMSADVARFFSPGAIWSKLPKEESSDFLIANQLYISFKEYLDLYLEILFESKEVNIELQKELINGQNNYLNYRRDNDPARPMLSSLFGKEFTESLIKEVLFTT